The Misgurnus anguillicaudatus chromosome 15, ASM2758022v2, whole genome shotgun sequence genome has a window encoding:
- the rgma gene encoding repulsive guidance molecule A: protein MHSKRQRRGALSRAGWMVMGKRAGLSALEVCQFLVLFLSLFPTASLQCKILKCNSEFWASTSSSGPEEEFCIALRAYNNCVRRTARTCRGDLTYHSAQHGIEDLMSQHNCSKEGPTSHPRTHPPPVQPPPQKDINVPSDGPEVCHYERSLPRHSPPPNYTHCGFFGDPHLRTFNDDFQTCRVEGAWPLIHNKYLSVQVTNTPVVPGSSATATSKLTTIFGSHNINNFQECVDQKMYHAETDELPAAFADGSKNGGDRHGANTLRVVEKVPGQHVEIQARYIGTTIVVRQVGRYLTFAVRMPEEVVNSVEDQDNQDLYLCLHGCPANQRIDFRNFKARASESHGLGRGRPGTPTHGFTYQSAMAKCKERLPVEDLYFQSCVFDLLSSGDINFTLAAYYAFEDVKMLHSNKEKYHIFEKDAMFNSASRQLGFSFFALFSLVTACLWTDLCSSCL, encoded by the exons ATGCATTCAAAAAG GCAGAGGAGAGGAGCGCTGTCCCGTGCTGGATGGATGGTTATGGGGAAAAGAGCAGGACTATCGGCGCTAGAAGTCTGCCAGTTCCTTGTgctgtttctctctctgtttccAACAG CATCTCTGCAGTGTAAGATCCTCAAATGTAACTCCGAGTTCTGGGCCTCCACCTCCAGTTCTGGCCCAGAAGAGGAGTTCTGCATTGCTCTGCGAGCATATAACAACTGTGTCCGTCGCACTGCCCGTACTTGCCGGGGCGACCTGACCTACCATTCAGCCCAACATGGCATAGAGGATCTAATGAGCCAACACAACTGTTCCAAAGAAGGACCTACTAGCCATCCTCGTACACACCCTCCCCCAGTTCAACCACCACCCCAAAAAGACATCAACGTTCCCTCGGATGGGCCAGAGGTGTGCCACTACGAGCGGAGTCTACCACGGCACTCCCCACCACCTAATTACACTCACTGCGGTTTTTTCGGAGACCCACACCTCCGTACGTTCAACGACGACTTTCAGACCTGTAGAGTTGAGGGAGCCTGGCCATTGATTCACAATAAGTACCTGTCTGTGCAGGTTACGAACACTCCCGTTGTCCCTGGGTCTTCCGCTACAGCTACTAGCAAGCTAACAACTATTTTTGGCTCACATAATATCAAT AACTTTCAGGAATGTGTTGACCAGAAGATGTACCATGCAGAGACCGATGAGCTTCCAGCTGCTTTCGCTGATGGTTCAAAGAACGGCGGTGACCGGCATGGGGCCAACACTCTTCGTGTTGTAGAAAAGGTGCCTGGACAACACGTGGAGATTCAAGCCCGCTACATCGGCACCACTATCGTAGTTCGGCAGGTTGGCCGCTACCTCACCTTTGCGGTGCGTATGCCGGAAGAGGTAGTAAATTCGGTGGAGGACCAGGACAACCAGGACCTTTATCTCTGCCTGCATGGTTGCCCTGCCAATCAACGAATTGACTTTAGGAACTTTAAAGCACGGGCTTCGGAAAGCCACGGCTTAGGCCGGGGGCGACCGGGAACTCCCACTCATGGCTTCACATACCAGTCAGCCATGGCCAAATGCAAAGAACGTCTACCTGTTGAGGATTTATACTTCCAGTCCTGTGTTTTCGATCTGCTCTCTTCTGGGGACATCAACTTCACCCTGGCTGCCTACTATGCCTTTGAGGATGTTAAAATGCTCCACTCCAACAAAGAAAAGTACCACATCTTTGAAAAGGACGCGATGTTTAACTCCGCCTCCAGACAATTAGGTTTTAGCTTCTTTGCCCTTTTCAGCCTAGTTACTGCATGTTTGTGGACTGACTTGTGTTCAAGTTGTCTGTAG